The genomic segment TGGATGTAAAAGGAATAAAAGATTTTGATGAAGAAAATTTGGTTTCTGCTATTCTTACGTTAAAATTTAAGCAAAAAAATATAAAAAAAGAGAAAGCACTCGATACGGCATTGAAAATAATTGATGATGATAATATTATTATCATTGGGAAAAACGGAAGACGTATTCGTGGTTCACAATACTTAGTAAGTGTTGTGAGAAAAATTGAGGAGCTAAAAGATGATATATTTAACGAACAAGAAATTGAAACTGAAATGCGTAAAATATTAAAGGATATAGAAAGTGGGAAGGTGGTTTCTTAGGATATTTATACTGTTTCTTCTTTCTATATGTACGGCATCTATTGGTATATCATTTACTGCTGACTATTTTCATACTATGTTCAGTGTTATTGGAATAATGTTTTCTGTTTCACTGAGCCAGGTGCTCACATTTTCTTTTTCAGACATTACAAATGAAGATTTTGTAAAAGAACATCGCAGTCAATTACTTAAAATTCAAAATACTTTTATCGGTCTATTCTCATTTGCAGCACTATTTTTCTTCCTCTCATTAAGACTAAATGAACAATGTACATTAGGTTTTTTTATTTTCTCATACAATAGTTTCTTTGGTCTTTATAATATTTTTTGTCTGTTATACTTTGTCATTAATTTTATAGGATTAGTTAATCTAAGAAATGAAATAGATGATCTTATAAGAAAAACAAAAAAATAAACATGGAATACAAGGGCGAACTCCCCGAAACAGAATTTAAAGCGGATTTTTAAGGATTGTTGTTTCCGTTATTCTGTGCAAGAAACGCCTTAACCGAATCTTGTTCGTCTTTTGTTATCGGTCGGCTTGCGTTAATCTGTATGCCGAGCCGGTCATCCCTATCGATAAAATACCGGTCTTGGCCGATCATGTGCACATCGTATCCAGCTGATTCCAATAATGAAATGAGCTTATCATAGTCGATTTTCTTCATACCGATACTCCTAATTATATACAAACATAAAAAAAGCGAGACAGCTCGTAAGCTGCCCCGCTTAATACTAAACCCCTGTTGCAGCAGTATGCGCTTTTACAAAGGCTGCAAAATGTCTTATCGGCCACCACAGGGCAATGACAGCGCCTGCGATGATGCACAAAGGCAAGACGATTGCACCGACTTTTGCAAGAGCAGCAGACGGGACAAAAGCAATGACAAGCAATAACAATGCGCACAGGGCAATAAGCACTAATGAGAAAATACTGATCAATGCTTTTCCAAAACCTTTCATGCTTCCTCCTTTAGATGATAAAGATGCCGGATATGAGTCCTCCGGCGGGGACATTTTCCTTTGTAAGGAGTTTTCCAACATGAGCGGACACTACATATCGGACGAGGTTGGTTATACTGTAGCAAAAAAAGAGCGGTGAGGTGTTTTAACAGTGATTAAAAAAAACGAGTTGATTTTTAGAGGCGGATGCGTTATGCTTCTTGTATGATGAGCAAAGGAAGACCCCCTGTATAGGAGCGAGGGAAGCGTAAGGCGAGGGCAGTCGGTTCGAATCCGGCCGCCTTTGCTCATCGTATTTTTTTCATTTCGATGATACGCTGATATTCATTACGGCCTCTATCCAGTTCGGTTGAAAGGTCAAGTTCATACATCGTATCGATTTTCGGCAACATTAAAGAAACGCCTTTATGTCCCTTATTTTTCATACTCACATCGACGGCGATTTTCATATATTTACTTTCAGTTTTTTTCTTTAAGAAAATAAGTTTTTCACCGTCATAATAGATTGATGCATCAATAAGATAATCCATGATGTTATACCAATCAAACACATCGGGAGCATTGCCGGTTTCTGCGTGGCGCTTAGAGTATTTAGCACTCTGCACTAATCCGGCTTCCAAGAAGATAAGATTTTGATTACCGATATTGATATTCTCTTTTGCGAGCGCGGCTTGTGTTTTTTGATCCAAAAAGCCGACCGGTGTTATATACTTTTTATCAAGGGTACGTGATACGGCATTATCAATAAAATCAATATGTGCAGCCTTTGCCGCAGTGTTTGTCATCAGTGTTTGTACAACGGCATTAAACTGTTCCGGTATTTTATCAGATGCTTTTTTTATACACTCCGCTAAAACGGCAGTATTTCTACTCATCTTCCCTTGGTTCCAGTTAAAGCCCGGCGTAATACCTTTGGGAATACGTTCAATAGTTCCCTTGCGCTCGTTAAAATACGTGCGGTATTCTTCCGGCGGCGCTTCGGTTTTTACCCTGAGGATTCCGCCTCCTGAGCCGTCGGCTTTCGGCGGTATCTTTATGCCGTCCCGCTCATAGCGCCTTTTTCTCGGCTCCGAGACTGCCCTTGTATGGCACTTACAACGATATCCGTTCGGCGGTAAATGGTTATCCCACCAAGGGTCATCCTTCGGCAAAATAAGACCGTTCCATGCGAGGTGCTGTTCACGGTGTTTTTTGGCATTACCGATACAGTACATAAGATAGGGATGCAGATCGCTTGCCATTGTGCGGTCATATTGAGCTTTCTGAAAAGCGCTGCGCAAATTGACATCGTAGATAGTTTTAAGCCGCCGG from the Treponema vincentii F0403 genome contains:
- a CDS encoding phage head morphogenesis protein is translated as MPESLIPEDALNYIKDKNLKVGFSYKDVWNEEHATSFTVAKAMQLDVLSDIKKAGKKALEEGHSFEHFKKNLKPTLQQKGWWGKKKMTDPLTGAEIDAQLGSDRRLKTIYDVNLRSAFQKAQYDRTMASDLHPYLMYCIGNAKKHREQHLAWNGLILPKDDPWWDNHLPPNGYRCKCHTRAVSEPRKRRYERDGIKIPPKADGSGGGILRVKTEAPPEEYRTYFNERKGTIERIPKGITPGFNWNQGKMSRNTAVLAECIKKASDKIPEQFNAVVQTLMTNTAAKAAHIDFIDNAVSRTLDKKYITPVGFLDQKTQAALAKENINIGNQNLIFLEAGLVQSAKYSKRHAETGNAPDVFDWYNIMDYLIDASIYYDGEKLIFLKKKTESKYMKIAVDVSMKNKGHKGVSLMLPKIDTMYELDLSTELDRGRNEYQRIIEMKKIR